A section of the Spirochaeta isovalerica genome encodes:
- a CDS encoding Glu/Leu/Phe/Val family dehydrogenase, translated as MDAINPFEMAQRQLDTAAAKLGLDEGTHMFLRNPQHEVKVNIPVKMDDGTTKVFQGFRIQHSTARGPAKGGLRWHPDETVDTVRALATWMTWKTSVVDIPLGGGKGGVICDPKTLSDSEKERLARAYIRAVSRDIGTLNDVPAPDVNTTPQIMAWMMDEFEAIKEGSYPGIITGKPLALGGSKGRTDATARGGLFTVREAAKNMNLDLKGKSMVIQGFGNVGRYCAILAEEIIGTKVIAVSDEYGAILKEDGLDIDELVKFYERTGSVKDFPGTKAISNAELLELECYILVPAAIEGVITDKNVNNLKAKMVLELANGPTTPEADDVLYKKGVFLIPDFLANAGGVTVSYFEQVQNTYNYYWELDEVHRRLDDKMTAAFQAVYEMAQAEKVDMRQAAYLVAVKRVAEAVKLRGWVS; from the coding sequence ATGGATGCAATAAACCCATTTGAAATGGCTCAGAGACAGTTAGATACAGCTGCAGCCAAATTAGGACTCGACGAAGGAACACATATGTTCCTGAGAAACCCTCAGCACGAAGTAAAAGTAAATATCCCCGTTAAGATGGATGACGGAACGACAAAAGTCTTTCAGGGATTCAGAATACAGCACAGCACGGCAAGAGGACCTGCGAAAGGCGGCCTCAGATGGCATCCCGATGAAACTGTCGATACAGTAAGGGCTCTCGCTACATGGATGACATGGAAAACTTCGGTTGTCGACATTCCCCTCGGAGGCGGAAAAGGCGGCGTCATCTGCGACCCCAAGACTCTTTCCGATTCGGAAAAAGAAAGACTGGCCAGAGCTTATATTAGAGCCGTATCCCGCGATATCGGAACTCTCAACGATGTTCCCGCGCCGGATGTCAATACGACACCCCAGATCATGGCCTGGATGATGGATGAGTTCGAAGCCATCAAAGAGGGTTCCTACCCCGGAATCATTACAGGAAAACCTCTCGCCCTGGGCGGAAGCAAAGGGCGGACCGATGCAACAGCCAGAGGCGGTCTTTTCACAGTAAGGGAAGCGGCTAAAAACATGAATCTGGACCTGAAAGGGAAATCCATGGTAATCCAGGGATTCGGAAATGTCGGTCGCTACTGCGCCATCCTCGCGGAAGAGATCATCGGAACAAAGGTAATCGCCGTCAGTGATGAGTACGGTGCGATCCTCAAGGAAGACGGACTCGATATCGATGAACTGGTAAAATTTTATGAAAGAACCGGTTCCGTAAAAGACTTCCCCGGAACAAAAGCCATTTCCAATGCGGAACTTCTTGAACTGGAGTGCTACATTCTGGTTCCCGCGGCAATCGAAGGTGTTATTACAGACAAAAACGTCAACAACCTCAAAGCCAAGATGGTTCTCGAGCTGGCAAACGGTCCCACTACACCGGAAGCCGATGATGTGCTCTACAAAAAAGGAGTCTTCCTGATTCCCGATTTCCTTGCCAACGCAGGGGGAGTCACGGTATCATATTTTGAGCAGGTACAGAATACATACAACTACTACTGGGAGCTCGATGAAGTTCACAGAAGGCTTGACGATAAAATGACAGCTGCGTTTCAGGCTGTTTACGAAATGGCTCAGGCTGAAAAGGTGGATATGCGTCAGGCTGCCTATCTGGTAGCGGTAAAACGCGTAGCCGAAGCGGTTAAACTCAGAGGTTGGGTTTCCTGA
- a CDS encoding PEP/pyruvate-binding domain-containing protein, with amino-acid sequence MNRPDDILFKLFTLNKKMIPYNDMIDKILQTFLDKLESDGILSEEELEILTLDYLQNNPDQKDNPGIRSDYRNMLIEYYFINSHPEEDVENYINLARKHEKIKVLARAVTRENKSSKEIKKYLDDFCRIPAGDVYLPLNETKEIRVKLIDRFISNQLPYIGIAKDHINVRDIGKLTDNFYGASSKTGRVGGKAAGIILAHKILKPSLGEIDEELEKYVTTPESWFFNSEMFSDFVDYNNLHYFHSQKYKNQSDLRRDFEIIDKTIMEAELPPNQKKMIKGFLEKIGDDSPLILRSSTLLEDNMGYSFSGKYDSIFISNQGKIKDRVDEFIWAFKKVHISTFALDPIIYRQDHDLLDFDERMNVLVQKVVGQKVGKYFFPAAAGVAFSYNGYRWNPKIKKEEGLLRLVYGLGTRAVDRVGNDYPRMISLSHPTLRPEITAPQIRKYSQKSVDVINLETKELETVPFIDLLDSAENSELPELFNAISVNKEGHLAPPMFKSDKFDPSDACITFDNLINKTPFIRIMKKILTKLEDGYHRPVDVEFAWHGDKLYILQCRPLNIKKTSESITVPKNIPSNRTLFTNRKCITSEIIKNIGKIVYVDPKAYNQLETYQDKVEIGRAVHSINQALAGERFALFGPGRWGSSDISLGVKVGYNDINKTLILGEIAFEQSGSTPEVSFGTHFFNDLVEANIISIALFPDREDTIFNEEFFLKSPNILRDIVPHYSSLENVIHIIDVKEATGGNLLHVYQDDEHQQGIGYFAP; translated from the coding sequence ATGAACAGACCCGATGATATCCTTTTCAAACTTTTCACTTTGAATAAAAAAATGATCCCTTACAATGACATGATAGATAAGATCCTCCAGACTTTTCTTGACAAGCTTGAGAGTGACGGGATTCTCAGTGAAGAGGAACTTGAAATACTCACACTGGATTATTTACAGAATAATCCCGATCAGAAGGATAATCCCGGAATTCGCAGCGATTACCGGAATATGCTCATCGAATACTATTTCATCAACTCCCACCCTGAAGAGGATGTGGAAAACTATATCAACCTGGCCAGAAAGCATGAAAAGATAAAAGTCCTGGCCAGAGCCGTAACGAGAGAGAACAAATCTTCCAAAGAAATAAAGAAATACCTCGATGATTTCTGCCGCATACCCGCGGGAGACGTATATCTGCCTCTGAACGAAACCAAAGAGATTCGGGTCAAACTGATCGACAGGTTTATTTCCAATCAGCTTCCTTATATAGGCATAGCCAAAGACCATATCAATGTGAGGGACATCGGAAAACTGACCGATAATTTTTACGGTGCATCGAGTAAAACCGGTCGTGTCGGAGGAAAAGCGGCGGGTATTATCCTCGCCCACAAGATTCTGAAACCTTCGTTAGGTGAAATCGACGAGGAACTGGAAAAATACGTCACCACTCCCGAATCGTGGTTTTTCAACTCGGAAATGTTCAGCGACTTCGTCGATTACAACAACCTGCACTATTTTCACAGTCAGAAATACAAAAACCAGAGCGACCTGCGGCGGGATTTTGAAATAATCGATAAAACCATAATGGAAGCAGAACTTCCGCCTAATCAGAAGAAAATGATTAAAGGCTTTCTCGAAAAGATCGGCGATGATTCACCGCTGATTCTCCGCTCGTCCACGCTGCTCGAAGATAATATGGGTTACTCGTTTTCGGGAAAATACGACTCCATTTTTATCAGCAATCAGGGAAAAATCAAGGACAGAGTGGACGAGTTCATATGGGCTTTCAAGAAGGTTCATATCAGCACCTTCGCCCTTGACCCGATCATCTACCGCCAGGACCACGACCTGCTGGACTTCGATGAGAGAATGAATGTTCTGGTCCAGAAAGTCGTTGGACAGAAAGTCGGAAAATACTTCTTCCCCGCTGCTGCCGGCGTGGCTTTTTCCTACAACGGATACCGGTGGAACCCCAAGATAAAAAAAGAGGAAGGACTGCTCAGACTCGTTTACGGTCTGGGAACCAGAGCCGTGGACAGAGTCGGAAACGACTATCCCCGCATGATATCGCTGAGCCACCCCACGCTCCGGCCGGAAATTACCGCGCCTCAGATCCGGAAATACTCCCAGAAAAGTGTCGACGTCATAAATCTGGAAACAAAGGAACTGGAAACCGTTCCTTTTATTGATCTGCTCGACAGCGCGGAAAACAGTGAACTGCCGGAATTATTCAACGCCATATCGGTCAACAAAGAGGGGCATCTCGCGCCTCCCATGTTCAAATCGGATAAATTCGACCCTTCCGATGCCTGTATAACCTTTGATAATCTTATTAATAAAACACCTTTCATCCGGATCATGAAAAAAATACTGACTAAGCTTGAGGATGGATACCACAGACCGGTCGATGTGGAATTCGCCTGGCACGGCGACAAACTTTATATACTCCAATGCCGCCCTTTGAACATCAAGAAAACAAGCGAAAGCATAACCGTCCCTAAAAATATTCCCTCAAACCGAACCCTTTTCACCAACAGGAAGTGCATAACAAGCGAAATCATCAAGAACATAGGTAAAATCGTTTATGTGGATCCCAAAGCCTACAATCAGCTGGAAACCTATCAGGACAAAGTGGAAATCGGACGGGCTGTGCACAGTATCAACCAGGCGCTGGCGGGAGAGCGGTTTGCTCTTTTCGGTCCCGGCCGATGGGGAAGCAGCGATATAAGCCTCGGTGTAAAGGTCGGATACAACGATATCAACAAAACACTGATCCTGGGAGAAATTGCCTTCGAACAGAGCGGTTCAACACCGGAAGTATCCTTCGGAACGCATTTCTTCAACGACCTGGTGGAGGCTAACATTATCTCCATTGCCCTGTTTCCCGACAGAGAGGACACGATCTTCAATGAAGAGTTCTTCCTGAAGTCTCCCAATATACTCAGGGATATT
- a CDS encoding Hsp33 family molecular chaperone HslO — protein sequence MVKRKIENPDFLENSGNREQDKLTSFLLGGGKMRAVLCNGSLMINQMRANHQLQIAETLILGRNYLAASLLSANLKEEDVIKIQVSCSGPLGGLNVEADHNHNVRGYLFNNPINAPDPGSMALSDYFGAGVLSFTRLNRMTNKPFTGQIEIQYGNTARDLAYYFTASEQLATAFKLDVSFSDDGNVKGAGGLLIQALPGTDDELLLEAEKTILDLPSLGQWFADDKTSESFISERLASLEPQILASSDTEFFCPCSKERIRVHISALPDTDKQDIISKNDFPIKSLCHNCGTSYLFSREESMELFIKEKKLQ from the coding sequence ATGGTCAAACGGAAAATTGAAAATCCGGACTTTCTTGAGAATTCCGGAAACAGGGAGCAGGACAAACTGACCTCCTTCCTGCTCGGCGGCGGTAAAATGAGAGCCGTTTTGTGCAACGGCTCCCTTATGATCAACCAGATGAGAGCGAATCATCAGCTGCAGATTGCCGAAACGCTAATCCTCGGTCGCAATTACCTGGCAGCCTCCCTGCTGTCAGCCAATCTCAAAGAAGAGGATGTCATAAAAATCCAGGTCAGCTGTTCCGGCCCCCTCGGCGGACTTAACGTTGAAGCCGACCACAATCACAACGTGCGGGGATATCTCTTCAACAATCCTATCAACGCGCCTGATCCCGGATCCATGGCTCTGTCGGATTATTTCGGCGCGGGAGTCCTCTCCTTTACAAGACTCAACCGCATGACGAATAAACCTTTTACCGGGCAGATTGAAATTCAATACGGCAATACGGCCCGTGATCTGGCGTACTATTTCACAGCTTCGGAACAACTGGCTACGGCATTTAAGCTGGATGTCTCATTCAGTGACGACGGCAATGTCAAAGGCGCGGGGGGGCTGCTCATTCAGGCCCTTCCCGGAACCGATGACGAATTGCTTTTGGAAGCGGAGAAGACCATTCTGGATCTTCCCTCGCTGGGACAATGGTTTGCCGATGACAAAACTTCGGAGAGCTTTATATCAGAAAGACTCGCCTCGCTCGAACCTCAGATTCTGGCCTCCTCCGACACAGAGTTTTTCTGCCCCTGCAGCAAAGAGCGGATCAGAGTGCACATCAGCGCCCTGCCCGATACGGATAAACAGGACATCATCAGCAAAAACGATTTCCCGATAAAATCCCTTTGTCATAATTGCGGAACCTCCTATCTTTTTTCCCGGGAAGAGAGTATGGAACTGTTTATTAAGGAAAAAAAACTTCAATAG
- a CDS encoding ATP-binding protein yields MGDGAPLHEALFENGVYPLIIMELKSERIIRVNNVFKEWFRTDEPSFRSISLRGGSKQLAVRLEQNPVVRDMELSIIHGNGKKVACLGTAHKIRENRTERTLIVIHESLETSRQTAVLKRKSFNLYTLSQNIDMAFWSVDTQMSLVDYNNHFSKLLETADKPVKPPLPDIMDVDWKARYEAALRGEKKEYNDFYRGKNLITKLSPIYTDYGEVAGVSATIRDITDEINRRKNLEVLHQRFNSILDSATDAAIIATDPQGIIRQFNRGASVMLGYTPEEIIGKRDLLHFYAPSFLREIKNYIRAEKGVRLKSSQIFSWLTDNPDLINNMEWRFINKQRRTIDVKISLSTVLMEDQSYAGILLIAQDISELKRIREELEISKMQAEEMSRTKTSFLANMSHEIRTPLNGIIGMADLLKNTPLTDMQQNQVSIVLKSANTLLLLINDILDYTRIEAGKFKLGLASFSMRNLLEDIIEMMAVSFKEKNIRFKVNIDEQVTDRLVGDPRRIKQILLNLVGNALKFTNKGFIEVQISQINEGMGDLTLYIRVIDTGIGISEEEKEKLFQSFSQADSSTTRKFGGSGLGLAISKELVSMMEGEIGMDSRPGEGSTFWFTIKLARDVRELENLKAIVINGNAVSRKALMRRLKSLHMEAAGASEFEDLTKKEIATADVILVHENLTNRDWRNSAGGKTMIIETSFSRDSPLNKNIDGRLLLPCRQDELINCLTTVIEKRKKTVLFNNSRKEILPEEREENSRIRILIAEDNKINQLVAMNFLKKLGYSADLAENGEQALEACRNRTYDAVLMDQMMPVMDGIEATSRIRNGEGGEANKNVKIIALTANAMKGDREALIEAGMDDYIAKPIVLKDIQEILDRNLKSS; encoded by the coding sequence ATGGGCGATGGCGCGCCTCTTCACGAAGCGCTTTTTGAAAACGGAGTTTACCCCCTTATCATTATGGAACTGAAAAGTGAAAGGATAATCCGGGTAAACAACGTTTTTAAAGAATGGTTCCGCACCGATGAACCGTCATTCCGCTCAATATCCCTAAGGGGTGGAAGTAAGCAGCTGGCTGTGCGGCTGGAACAGAATCCGGTTGTCCGAGACATGGAACTATCAATCATTCACGGCAATGGAAAGAAAGTCGCCTGTCTGGGAACAGCCCATAAAATCAGGGAAAACAGAACCGAAAGAACCCTGATCGTCATTCATGAATCTCTCGAAACGAGCCGGCAGACCGCGGTTCTGAAGCGCAAATCCTTCAACCTCTATACTCTTTCGCAGAACATCGATATGGCCTTCTGGTCCGTAGATACCCAGATGTCTCTGGTCGATTACAACAACCATTTCTCCAAACTGCTCGAAACCGCAGATAAACCGGTTAAGCCCCCTCTTCCCGATATTATGGACGTCGACTGGAAAGCGAGATACGAAGCGGCTTTGCGCGGGGAGAAAAAAGAATATAACGATTTCTACCGGGGAAAGAACCTCATAACCAAGTTATCGCCGATCTACACCGATTACGGAGAAGTAGCCGGAGTCAGCGCGACAATACGTGATATTACTGATGAAATAAACCGGAGAAAAAACCTGGAAGTGCTTCATCAGCGGTTCAACAGCATTCTGGATTCTGCGACCGATGCGGCTATCATAGCCACCGATCCCCAGGGCATAATCCGTCAGTTCAACCGTGGGGCTTCCGTTATGCTGGGTTATACGCCGGAAGAGATCATCGGAAAAAGGGATCTGCTGCACTTCTATGCGCCGTCATTTCTAAGAGAGATCAAAAACTACATCAGGGCGGAAAAGGGCGTCAGGCTGAAAAGCTCTCAGATATTTTCCTGGCTGACAGATAATCCCGATTTGATAAATAATATGGAATGGCGCTTTATCAATAAACAGCGCCGGACGATTGATGTGAAAATCAGCCTCTCAACCGTACTGATGGAAGATCAGTCCTACGCGGGAATACTGCTGATCGCCCAGGATATATCGGAACTGAAGAGGATCAGGGAAGAACTGGAAATATCCAAAATGCAGGCCGAAGAGATGAGCCGGACGAAAACATCATTTCTGGCCAATATGTCCCATGAGATCCGGACCCCTCTGAACGGAATCATCGGCATGGCCGACCTGCTGAAAAATACCCCATTAACCGATATGCAGCAGAACCAGGTTTCAATCGTTCTCAAAAGCGCCAATACCCTTCTCCTCCTGATAAATGACATATTGGATTACACAAGGATCGAAGCGGGCAAATTCAAACTGGGACTGGCATCATTCAGCATGAGAAATCTGCTCGAAGACATCATCGAAATGATGGCTGTCAGTTTCAAGGAAAAAAATATCCGGTTTAAAGTCAACATTGACGAACAGGTGACGGACAGACTGGTAGGCGACCCCCGCAGGATAAAACAGATACTCCTCAACCTTGTGGGAAACGCGCTGAAGTTTACCAATAAAGGTTTTATTGAAGTGCAAATCAGCCAGATAAACGAAGGAATGGGTGATCTGACTCTCTATATAAGAGTCATTGATACGGGCATCGGCATTTCTGAAGAGGAGAAAGAGAAACTCTTCCAGTCATTCTCACAGGCCGATTCGTCGACAACAAGAAAATTCGGCGGTTCAGGCCTCGGACTGGCTATCTCCAAAGAGCTGGTATCAATGATGGAAGGGGAAATCGGAATGGACAGCCGCCCGGGAGAAGGCTCCACTTTCTGGTTCACCATTAAACTGGCCCGCGATGTAAGGGAACTGGAAAACCTTAAAGCGATCGTCATCAATGGAAACGCTGTCAGCAGGAAAGCCTTAATGAGAAGATTGAAATCACTCCATATGGAAGCAGCCGGAGCCTCAGAGTTTGAAGATTTGACGAAAAAAGAGATTGCCACGGCCGATGTGATACTGGTCCATGAAAATCTGACAAACCGGGATTGGCGAAACAGCGCAGGAGGGAAGACAATGATAATCGAAACCTCTTTCTCCCGCGACTCTCCGCTGAATAAGAATATCGACGGAAGACTCCTCCTGCCCTGCCGTCAGGATGAACTGATAAACTGTTTGACAACTGTCATAGAGAAACGGAAAAAAACAGTTTTGTTTAACAATTCCCGGAAGGAGATTCTTCCGGAAGAGCGTGAAGAAAACAGCCGGATCCGCATACTGATTGCGGAAGATAACAAGATCAACCAGCTTGTGGCCATGAACTTTCTTAAAAAGCTCGGTTATTCGGCCGATCTGGCTGAAAACGGCGAGCAGGCTCTGGAAGCCTGCCGGAACCGGACCTATGATGCTGTTCTGATGGACCAGATGATGCCGGTTATGGATGGTATAGAAGCGACATCCCGCATACGTAATGGGGAAGGCGGAGAGGCGAATAAAAATGTGAAAATCATCGCACTGACGGCCAATGCCATGAAAGGCGACAGAGAAGCTCTAATTGAAGCGGGAATGGACGATTATATAGCCAAACCCATTGTTCTCAAAGATATACAGGAAATCCTCGACCGGAATCTGAAATCCAGTTAA